A window of Juglans regia cultivar Chandler chromosome 7, Walnut 2.0, whole genome shotgun sequence contains these coding sequences:
- the LOC109004162 gene encoding acidic endochitinase-like, whose amino-acid sequence MARMLQTPLALFLLMVALFTGSKAGVISVYWGQNGSEGSLADTCATGNYGIVNIAFLVTFGNGQAPQMNLAGHCDPSTNGCTGLSNDIRACQNQGIKVMLSLGGGAGSYSLSSTEDARIVANYLWNNFLGGQSSSRPLGDVVLDGIDFDIEGGTTQHWDELARALSAFSLQKKVYLTAAPQCPFPDAWLKGALDTGLFDYVWVQFYNNQPCQYSGNADNLKSYWNQWNSIQAGQIFLGLPAAPEAAGSGYIPPDLLNTDVLPSIKSSSKYGGVMLWSRNYDKGYSATIKNNV is encoded by the exons ATGGCTCGAATGTTGCAGACCCCATTAGCCTTGTTCCTTTTAATGGTTGCCCTCTTCACAGGCTCAAAGGCAGGCGTGATCTCTGTGTACTGGGGCCAGAATGGAAGTGAGGGCAGCTTGGCTGATACTTGCGCCACTGGGAATTATGGTATAGTGAACATAGCTTTCCTGGTAACATTTGGCAACGGCCAGGCCCCACAGATGAACCTTGCCGGCCATTGTGACCCAAGCACAAATGGGTGCACCGGCTTGAGCAACGACATCAGAGCTTGCCAAAACCAGGGCATCAAGGTGATGCTCTCACTTGGAGGCGGTGCTGGTAGCTATTCCCTCTCCTCTACTGAAGATGCCAG GATTGTTGCAAACTACTTGTGGAACAACTTTCTTGGGGGTCAATCCAGCTCCCGTCCATTGGGTGATGTAGTTCTAGATGGCATTGACTTCGATATCGAGGGAGGCACAACCCAACACTGGGACGAGCTCGCAAGGGCACTGTCTGCATTTAGCCTACAGAAAAAGGTCTACCTAACAGCAGCACCGCAGTGTCCATTCCCAGACGCTTGGCTAAAAGGAGCACTAGACACTGGCCTGTTTGACTATGTCTGGGTCCAATTCTATAACAACCAACCCTGTCAATACTCTGGGAATGCAGACAACCTGAAGAGCTATTGGAATCAGTGGAACTCTATTCAAGCTGGGCAGATATTTTTGGGGTTGCCTGCTGCTCCAGAGGCAGCTGGAAGTGGCTACATCCCTCCCGATCTGCTTAATACTGATGTTTTGCCTTCTATCAAGAGTTCTTCAAAATATGGAGGGGTTATGCTTTGGTCTAGGAATTATGATAAGGGCTATAGCGCAACTATTAAAAACAATGTTTga
- the LOC109004161 gene encoding F-box/kelch-repeat protein At3g61590-like, which produces MEGESSWINHRLDDISEEIGEFDGWVWIQKLNDEGNNETTAVSLELILPDDLLERILAYLPIASIFRAGCVCKRWNEIVSSNRFLWNFSHVLSQKPWYFMFTGSGEPNGYAYDPILRKWYGIELPHIRAPDWFIASSCGLVGFMDNDSRRELYICNPITKRHKKLEEPPGWKFSDYIALAISVNRISHGYLITVVKSKQVPENFFQWDISIHIYDSETILWTTSLTEVLTGWRGGDESVICNDVLYFLIYSTGSGAPENRHGLVAYNLFSRSSHGLLDRCFIPVPCALTCGRLMNLKGKLVMVGGIGKQDRADIIKGIGIWVLNGREWQEIARMPHKFFQGFGEFDDVFASSGTDDLIYIQSYGAPALLIFDMNQKQWKWSQKCPVTKRFPLQLFSGFCFEPRLEIAP; this is translated from the exons ATGGAGGGAGAATCATCGTGGATCAATCATCGCCTTGATGACATCTCTGAAGAGATTGGAGAGTTTGACGGCTGGGTTTGGATACAAA AGCTTAATGATGAAGGCAATAACGAAACTACTGCAGTTTCTCTGGAGTTGATCCTGCCTGATGACCTGTTGGAACGGATCCTTGCCTATCTCCCGATTGCAAGCATTTTTAGAGCAGGTTGTGTGTGTAAAAGATGGAATGAGATTGTTAGTTCAAATAGGTTTCTATGGAACTTTTCACATGTACTATCACAAAAACCATGGTATTTTATGTTTACTGGCTCTGGTGAACCAAATGGTTATGCATATGATCCGATCCTTCGGAAGTGGTATGGCATTGAACTTCCCCACATCAGGGCACCCGATTGGTTCATTGCTTCATCATGCGGATTGGTTGGCTTCATGGACAATGACAGCAGACGCGAACTTTACATCTGTAACCCTATTACCAAGCGCCACAAGAAGCTTGAGGAGCCCCCAGGTTGGAAGTTTTCTGATTACATTGCCCTTGCAATCTCAGTGAACAGGATATCACATGGTTATCTCATCACAGTAGTGAAATCTAAGCAAGTCCCTGAAAATTTTTTCCAATGGGATATCTCAATTCATATTTATGATTCAGAAACGATTTTGTGGACAACCTCTTTGACAGAGGTTTTAACAGGTTGGAGAGGTGGTGATGAAAGTGTGATCTGCAATGATGTTTTGTACTTTTTGATTTACTCAACTGGGAGTGGTGCACCGGAAAATCGTCATGGCCTAGTGGCATACAATCTCTTTAGCCGCTCTTCCCATGGTTTATTGGATAGGTGTTTTATTCCAGTACCCTGTGCTCTTACATGTGGCCGCCTAATGAACCTAAAGGGAAAACTGGTGATGGTGGGAGGAATTGGCAAACAAGATCGGGCTGACATAATTAAGGGAATTGGCATCTGGGTTCTAAATGGGAGGGAGTGGCAAGAGATTGCACGTATGCCTCATAAGTTTTTCCAGGGATTTGGGGAGTTTGATGATGTTTTTGCTAGCAGTGGTACAGATGATCTCATATACATCCAGAGCTATGGAGCTCCAGCACTTCTTATCTTTGATATGAACCAGAAGCAATGGAAATGGTCGCAGAAGTGCCCTGTGACAAAGAGGTTCCCACTTCAGCTCTTTTCTGGTTTTTGCTTTGAGCCCAGACTTGAAATTGCTCCATAA
- the LOC109004159 gene encoding WD repeat-containing protein 43-like isoform X1, which yields MGSSNIRDLLTSFSPSLDFFAISSGDGRIKIWETLKGQIQTEFSDITSTDEINILTRHERGHLSVDYTCMRWLSLDRKRKRKLGYSLLVLGTGSGDILALDVSAGQLKWRISDCHPGGVNAISSPTNGSCIYTAGADGMLCEIDSLSGNLLQKFRASTKAISRISVSSDGKILATASAQLKIFNSSDYKKMQKFSGHPGAVRCMIFSEDGKYILSSAVGERYIAVWRISGSKKQSASCVLAMEHPAVVLDSRCIDNGEASGAGLYVLAISEAGVCYLWFGQNIEELRNNKPTKVSLSFEDMLSINHKGALPTIFAAKLQAITKPMSGQIFVAYGLPVKPSFQKILVHSGSDIRLNISNDGVLLPISQSRIKSKKGLDFQNRVTALDRANAEDAVLPIPKIYSHEKKKTYTNMIVEPDEVTAHSSGSNSQVKLVESEDDMDEVEVETEAFCMEDKLRSLGILSNGDDLTLDCTVDFATFKGVNLESEMPPKKIRASVLSMDPSDAYKLLQVFVSKWQFRTCSGKYALPWIYHILLNHSHHVMSQEPTSQILNSLYKITKPRGAAIQPLLQLSGRLQLVMAQIDRALQNKTRISAYDSQINESEDQGEEVDETLYGEEDDESELSSDDNS from the exons ATGGGATCATCAAATATCAGAGATTTGTTGACATCATTTAGTCCTTCTTTAGACTTCTTTGCCATAAGCTCTGGAGATGGTCGAATTAAGATCTGGGAAACTTTGAAGGGCCAGATACAGACTGAATTCTCAGACATCACCTCAACTGATGAGATAAATATATTAACAAGACATGAAAGAGGGCACCTTTCAGTTGATTATACATGCATGAGGTGGTTATCTTTGGacagaaagagaaaaaggaagctTGGTTACTCGTTGTTAGTCTTAGGAACAGGTAGTGGTGATATTTTAGCACTGGATGTCTCTGCTGGTCAATTGAAATGGAGAATTAGCGACTGCCACCCTGG GGGTGTTAATGCCATTTCATCTCCTACGAATGGTTCCTGTATTTATACTGCAGGTGCTGATGGCATGTTATGTGAAATTGATTCTCTGTCGGGAAACCTGTTGCAGAAGTTCAGAGCTTCTACAAAGGCAATTTCCCGTATATCTGTTTCGTCAG ATGGGAAGATATTAGCAACTGCATCTGCACAGTTGAAGATTTTCAATAGTTCTGATTACAAAAAGATGCAGAAGTTTTCTGGGCATCCT GGGGCTGTTCGCTGTATGATTTTTTCTGAAGATGGGAAGTACATTCTCTCCTCTGCTGTTGGTGAAAGATATATAGCAGTATGGAGGATAAGTGGCAGCAAAAAGCAGTCAGCGAGCTGTGTTCTTGCAATGGAGCACCCTGCTGTAGTACTTGACAGCAGGTGCATTGATAATGGGGAAGCCAGTGGTGCAGGTCTATATGTTTTGGCTATTTCAGAAGCTGGGGTTTGTTATCTTTGGTTCGGTCAGAACATTGAGGAGCTACGCAATAACAAGCCCACAAAAGTCTCATTGTCTTTTGAGGACATGCTATCTATAAATCATAAGGGTGCATTACCTACAATATTTGCTGCAAAATTACAAGCCATTACCAAACCTATGTCTGGGCAGATCTTTGTTGCTTATGGGTTGCCAGTAAAGCCATCCTTTCAGAAGATTTTAGTGCATTCTGGCTCAGATATAAGGTTGAATATCTCCAATGATGGGGTTCTTCTACCAATTAGTCAATCTCGCATCAAATCTAAGAAAGGATTAGATTTTCAAAATAGAG TTACTGCATTAGACCGCGCAAATGCGGAGGATGCCGTACTTCCTATTCCGAAGATTTATtctcatgaaaaaaagaaaacatatacAAATATGATTGTTGAGCCTGATGAGGTAACGGCTCATTCGAGTGGCAGTAACAGTCAAGTCAAGCTTGTAGAGAGTGAAG ATGACATGGATGAAGTAGAAGTGGAAACTGAAGCATTTTGCATGGAGGACAAGCTGAGATCATTAGGGATACTTAGTAATGGAGATGACCTAACATTAGACTGTACGGTTGATTTTGCAACATTCAAGGGTGTTAATCTTGAATCTGAAATGCCACCGAAGAAG ATAAGGGCATCTGTTCTATCTATGGACCCTAGTGATGCATACAAGTTACTGCAAGTGTTCGTGTCCAAGTGGCAATTTAG GACATGCAGTGGAAAGTATGCCCTTCCATGGATATATCATATACTTTTGAATCACAGTCATCATGTTATGTCTCAGGAGCCGACAAGCCAGATACTCAACTCCTTATACAAG ATTACTAAACCCAGAGGTGCTGCCATCCAACCTTTATTACAATTATCGGGTCGTTTGCAACTTGTGATGGCACAG ATTGACAGGGCTTTGCAGAACAAAACTCGGATTTCGGCATATGATAGCCAAATAAATGAAAGTGAAGATCAGGGTGAAGAAGTTGATGAAACTCTttatggagaagaagatgatgaatctGAATTAAGCAGTGATGACAATAGCTAG
- the LOC109004159 gene encoding uncharacterized protein LOC109004159 isoform X2: MGSSNIRDLLTSFSPSLDFFAISSGDGRIKIWETLKGQIQTEFSDITSTDEINILTRHERGHLSVDYTCMRWLSLDRKRKRKLGYSLLVLGTGSGDILALDVSAGQLKWRISDCHPGGVNAISSPTNGSCIYTAGADGMLCEIDSLSGNLLQKFRASTKAISRISVSSDGKILATASAQLKIFNSSDYKKMQKFSGHPGAVRCMIFSEDGKYILSSAVGERYIAVWRISGSKKQSASCVLAMEHPAVVLDSRCIDNGEASGAGLYVLAISEAGVCYLWFGQNIEELRNNKPTKVSLSFEDMLSINHKGALPTIFAAKLQAITKPMSGQIFVAYGLPVKPSFQKILVHSGSDIRLNISNDGVLLPISQSRIKSKKGLDFQNRVTALDRANAEDAVLPIPKIYSHEKKKTYTNMIVEPDEVTAHSSGSNSQVKLVESEDDMDEVEVETEAFCMEDKLRSLGILSNGDDLTLDCTVDFATFKGVNLESEMPPKKIRASVLSMDPSDAYKLLQVFVSKWQFSIDSSLPIRLVSSPLSSSASSILNSFSPGNFDIY, encoded by the exons ATGGGATCATCAAATATCAGAGATTTGTTGACATCATTTAGTCCTTCTTTAGACTTCTTTGCCATAAGCTCTGGAGATGGTCGAATTAAGATCTGGGAAACTTTGAAGGGCCAGATACAGACTGAATTCTCAGACATCACCTCAACTGATGAGATAAATATATTAACAAGACATGAAAGAGGGCACCTTTCAGTTGATTATACATGCATGAGGTGGTTATCTTTGGacagaaagagaaaaaggaagctTGGTTACTCGTTGTTAGTCTTAGGAACAGGTAGTGGTGATATTTTAGCACTGGATGTCTCTGCTGGTCAATTGAAATGGAGAATTAGCGACTGCCACCCTGG GGGTGTTAATGCCATTTCATCTCCTACGAATGGTTCCTGTATTTATACTGCAGGTGCTGATGGCATGTTATGTGAAATTGATTCTCTGTCGGGAAACCTGTTGCAGAAGTTCAGAGCTTCTACAAAGGCAATTTCCCGTATATCTGTTTCGTCAG ATGGGAAGATATTAGCAACTGCATCTGCACAGTTGAAGATTTTCAATAGTTCTGATTACAAAAAGATGCAGAAGTTTTCTGGGCATCCT GGGGCTGTTCGCTGTATGATTTTTTCTGAAGATGGGAAGTACATTCTCTCCTCTGCTGTTGGTGAAAGATATATAGCAGTATGGAGGATAAGTGGCAGCAAAAAGCAGTCAGCGAGCTGTGTTCTTGCAATGGAGCACCCTGCTGTAGTACTTGACAGCAGGTGCATTGATAATGGGGAAGCCAGTGGTGCAGGTCTATATGTTTTGGCTATTTCAGAAGCTGGGGTTTGTTATCTTTGGTTCGGTCAGAACATTGAGGAGCTACGCAATAACAAGCCCACAAAAGTCTCATTGTCTTTTGAGGACATGCTATCTATAAATCATAAGGGTGCATTACCTACAATATTTGCTGCAAAATTACAAGCCATTACCAAACCTATGTCTGGGCAGATCTTTGTTGCTTATGGGTTGCCAGTAAAGCCATCCTTTCAGAAGATTTTAGTGCATTCTGGCTCAGATATAAGGTTGAATATCTCCAATGATGGGGTTCTTCTACCAATTAGTCAATCTCGCATCAAATCTAAGAAAGGATTAGATTTTCAAAATAGAG TTACTGCATTAGACCGCGCAAATGCGGAGGATGCCGTACTTCCTATTCCGAAGATTTATtctcatgaaaaaaagaaaacatatacAAATATGATTGTTGAGCCTGATGAGGTAACGGCTCATTCGAGTGGCAGTAACAGTCAAGTCAAGCTTGTAGAGAGTGAAG ATGACATGGATGAAGTAGAAGTGGAAACTGAAGCATTTTGCATGGAGGACAAGCTGAGATCATTAGGGATACTTAGTAATGGAGATGACCTAACATTAGACTGTACGGTTGATTTTGCAACATTCAAGGGTGTTAATCTTGAATCTGAAATGCCACCGAAGAAG ATAAGGGCATCTGTTCTATCTATGGACCCTAGTGATGCATACAAGTTACTGCAAGTGTTCGTGTCCAAGTGGCAATTTAG CATTGACTCTTCATTACCTATCCGTTTGGTTTCTTCACCTCTTAGCTCTTCAGCCTCTTCTATTTTGAACTCTTTCTCACCAggtaattttgatatttattga